The Odocoileus virginianus isolate 20LAN1187 ecotype Illinois chromosome 27, Ovbor_1.2, whole genome shotgun sequence genome has a window encoding:
- the PRR3 gene encoding proline-rich protein 3 isoform X3 produces MPKRKKQNQQQQQLQQQPPLPERDETGDEEDGSPIAFHRGPPGSRGPVIPPLLSLPPPPRGRGPVQGSLSPRSGPYGRGWWGVKAEPPFPGPGHGGPSRGGFHKEQRNPRRLKSWSLIKNTCPPKDGPQVMEDKSSRPVCRHFAKKGHCRYEDLCAFYHPGVNGPPL; encoded by the exons ATGCCGAAACGAAAGAAGCagaatcagcagcagcagcagctgcagcagcagccccCACTGCCAGAGCGGGATGAGACTGGAGACGAGGAGGATGGGAGCCCCATCG CTTTTCACAGAGGTCCTCCGGGATCAAGGGGACCAGTGATCCCACCACTGCTgagtctcccacctcctccccggGGCAGAGGCCCAGTTCAGGGAAGCCTCAGCCCCAGGTCTGGCCCGTATGGTCGTGGTTGGTGGGGGGTCAAGGCCGAGCCTCCTTTTCCTGGGCCAGGCCATGGGGGTCCCTCCAGGGGAGGCTTTCACAAAGAACAGAGAAATCCTCGAAGGCTCAAAAGCTGGTCTCTTATCAAGAATACCTGCCCACCCAAGGATGGACCCCAGGTTATGGAAG ACAAATCCAGCCGCCCCGTCTGCCGACACTTCGCCAAAAAGGGCCACTGTCGATACGAGGACCTCTGTGCCTTCTACCACCCAGGTGTCAACGGCCCTCCGCTGTGA
- the PRR3 gene encoding proline-rich protein 3 isoform X2 encodes MPKRKKQNQQQQQLQQQPPLPERDETGDEEDGSPIGPPSLLGPPPMANGKPGDPKSAFHRGPPGSRGPVIPPLLSLPPPPRGRGPVQGSLSPRSGPYGRGWWGVKAEPPFPGPGHGGPSRGGFHKEQRNPRRLKSWSLIKNTCPPKDGPQVMEDKSSRPVCRHFAKKGHCRYEDLCAFYHPGVNGPPL; translated from the exons ATGCCGAAACGAAAGAAGCagaatcagcagcagcagcagctgcagcagcagccccCACTGCCAGAGCGGGATGAGACTGGAGACGAGGAGGATGGGAGCCCCATCG GACCACCCAGCCTTCTGGGCCCTCCCCCAATGGCCAATGGAAAGCCTGGTGACCCCAAGTCAG CTTTTCACAGAGGTCCTCCGGGATCAAGGGGACCAGTGATCCCACCACTGCTgagtctcccacctcctccccggGGCAGAGGCCCAGTTCAGGGAAGCCTCAGCCCCAGGTCTGGCCCGTATGGTCGTGGTTGGTGGGGGGTCAAGGCCGAGCCTCCTTTTCCTGGGCCAGGCCATGGGGGTCCCTCCAGGGGAGGCTTTCACAAAGAACAGAGAAATCCTCGAAGGCTCAAAAGCTGGTCTCTTATCAAGAATACCTGCCCACCCAAGGATGGACCCCAGGTTATGGAAG ACAAATCCAGCCGCCCCGTCTGCCGACACTTCGCCAAAAAGGGCCACTGTCGATACGAGGACCTCTGTGCCTTCTACCACCCAGGTGTCAACGGCCCTCCGCTGTGA
- the PRR3 gene encoding proline-rich protein 3 isoform X1 — protein sequence MPKRKKQNQQQQQLQQQPPLPERDETGDEEDGSPIGEEPRRGPPSLLGPPPMANGKPGDPKSAFHRGPPGSRGPVIPPLLSLPPPPRGRGPVQGSLSPRSGPYGRGWWGVKAEPPFPGPGHGGPSRGGFHKEQRNPRRLKSWSLIKNTCPPKDGPQVMEDKSSRPVCRHFAKKGHCRYEDLCAFYHPGVNGPPL from the exons ATGCCGAAACGAAAGAAGCagaatcagcagcagcagcagctgcagcagcagccccCACTGCCAGAGCGGGATGAGACTGGAGACGAGGAGGATGGGAGCCCCATCGGTGAGGAGCCCCGGAGGG GACCACCCAGCCTTCTGGGCCCTCCCCCAATGGCCAATGGAAAGCCTGGTGACCCCAAGTCAG CTTTTCACAGAGGTCCTCCGGGATCAAGGGGACCAGTGATCCCACCACTGCTgagtctcccacctcctccccggGGCAGAGGCCCAGTTCAGGGAAGCCTCAGCCCCAGGTCTGGCCCGTATGGTCGTGGTTGGTGGGGGGTCAAGGCCGAGCCTCCTTTTCCTGGGCCAGGCCATGGGGGTCCCTCCAGGGGAGGCTTTCACAAAGAACAGAGAAATCCTCGAAGGCTCAAAAGCTGGTCTCTTATCAAGAATACCTGCCCACCCAAGGATGGACCCCAGGTTATGGAAG ACAAATCCAGCCGCCCCGTCTGCCGACACTTCGCCAAAAAGGGCCACTGTCGATACGAGGACCTCTGTGCCTTCTACCACCCAGGTGTCAACGGCCCTCCGCTGTGA
- the GNL1 gene encoding guanine nucleotide-binding protein-like 1 yields MPRKKPFSVKQKKKQLQDKRERKRGLQDGLRSSSNSRSGSRERREEQTDTSDGESVTHHIRRLNQQPSQGLGPRGYDPNRYRLHFERDSREEVERRKRAAREQVLQPVSAELLELDIREVYQPGSVLDFPRRPPWSYEMSKEQLMSQEERSFQEYLGKIHGAYTSEKLSYFEHNLETWRQLWRVLEMSDIVLLITDIRHPVVNFPPALYEYVTGELGLALVLVLNKVDLAPPALVVAWKHYFHQHYPQLHIVLFTSFPRDPRTPQDPSSVLKKSRRRGRGWTRALGPEQLLRACEAITAGKVDLSSWREKIARDVAGATWGNGSGEEEEEEDGPAVLVEQQTDSALEPTGPTRERYKDGVVTIGCVGFPNVGKSSLINGLVGRKVVSVSRTPGHTRYFQTYFLTPSVKLCDCPGLIFPSLLPRQLQVLAGIYPIAQIQEPYTAVGYLASRIPVQALLHLRHPEAEDPSAEHPWCAWDICEAWAEKRGYKTAKAARNDVYRAANSLLRLALDGRLSLCFHPPGYNEQKGTWESHPETMELVVLQGRVGPAGDEEEEEEEELSSSCEEEGEEDRDADEEGEGDEDTPTSAPGSSLAARNPYALLGEDEC; encoded by the exons ATGCCGAGGAAGAAGCCTTTCAGCgtgaagcagaagaaaaagcaGTTGCAGGACAAGCGGGAGCGGAAGCGAG GGCTTCAAGATGGGCTGCGATCCAGTTCCAACAGCCGCAGCGGGAGCCGAGAGAGGCGGGAGGAGCAGACCGACACCTCGGACGGGGAATCTGTGACCCATCACATCCGCAGGCTCAACCAGCAACCTTCCCAAGGGCTGGGCCCGCGAGGCTATGACCCAAATCG ATACCGGCTGCATTTTGAGCGAGACAGCCGGGAGGAagtggagaggagaaagagagctgCCCGGGAGCAAGTGCTACAGCCCGTCAGTGCGGAGCTGCTGGAGCTGGACATCCGGGAGGTCTACCAGCCCGGCTCTG TCCTGGACTTTCCCCGACGTCCTCCTTGGAGCTATGAGATGTCTAAGGAGCAACTGATGAGCCAGGAGGAACGGAGCTTCCAGGAGTATCTTGGGAAGATTCATGGGGCTTACACCTCTGAGAAACTCAGCTACTTTGAGCACAATCTGGAG ACATGGAGGCAGCTGTGGCGAGTGTTAGAGATGTCTGATATTGTTCTGCTGATTACTGATATCCGACATCCA GTTGTGAATTTCCCACCAGCACTTTACGAGTACGTTACTGGAGAGCTTGGGCTGGCCCTGGTGCTTGTCCTGAACAAGGTGGATCTGGCCCCGCCAGCTCTCGTGGTTGCCTGGAAGCATTATTTTCATCAACACTATCCCCAGCTCCACATTGTCCTTTTCACCTCTTTCCCTCGGGATCCCCGCACCCCACAGGACCCTAGCAGCG TCTTGAAGAAGAGTCGGAGGCGGGGAAGAGGATGGACTCGGGCTCTGGGGCCAGAGCAGCTGCTGAGAGCCTGTGAAGCCATCACTGCAGGGAAAG TGGACCTGAGCAGCTGGCGGGAGAAGATTGCCCGGGATGTGGCCGGGGCCACCTGGGGTAATGGCtccggggaggaggaggaagaggaggatgggCCGGCTGTCCTGGTGGAGCAGCAGACTGACTCAGCGTTGGAGCCGACAGGCCCCACGCGGGAGCGCTACAAGGACGGGGTGGTGACCATCGGCTGTGTGG GTTTCCCCAATGTGGGCAAGTCCTCGCTGATTAACGGGCTGGTAGGCCGGAAGGTTGTGAGTGTCTCCAGAACCCCGGGCCACACCCGATACTTTCAGACCTACTTTCTCACTCCCTCCGTGAAGCTCTGTGACTGTCCTGGCCTTATATTTCCCTCGCTTCTGCCCAGGCAGTTGCAG GTCCTGGCAGGGATCTACCCTATCGCCCAGATCCAGGAGCCATACACCGCTGTGGGCTACCTGGCCTCCCGGATCCCTGTGCAGGCCCTGCTCCATCTGCGCCACCCAGAGGCCGAGGACCCCTCCGCAGAACACCCCTGGTGTGCCTGGGACATCTGTGAAG cctGGGCAGAGAAACGTGGTTACAAGACAGCCAAGGCAGCCCGAAACGATGTGTACAGAGCGGCCAACAGCCTCCTGCGGCTGGCGTTGGATGGCCGCCTCAGCCTGTGTTTTCATCCCCCGGGCTACAATGAGCAGAAAG GCACCTGGGAGTCCCATCCAGAGACCATGGAGCTGGTGGTTTtgcagggcagggtggggccaGCGGgtgacgaggaggaggaggaagaggaagagctgAGCAGCTCCtgtgaggaggagggagaggaggaccGGGATGCGGatgaggagggggaaggggatgAGGACACCCCAACCTCGGCTCCAGGGTCCAGCCTGGCCGCCCGAAACCCTTATGCCCTGCTGGGCGAGGACGAGTGCTGA